In a single window of the Limnochorda sp. L945t genome:
- a CDS encoding carbohydrate ABC transporter permease encodes MVANQHRRDILREVYRARYIYLLLLPTVVLVGLFQYFPALSAVYYSLFHWDGTSTWWAGWDNYLRMFRERQFITSVVNMLKLTGFSVLVGTIMPLFVAVLIHRLRSARLEFLYRVAFVLPTVVPGVVTILLWKYIYRSDGLLNAVLQHLGLAELARPWLGDFDMALYALMFMGFPWVSGINVLIYSAGLQSIPDDVVDAAVIDGVNPLQMFSRIELPYVLGQLKLVLILGIIGGFQGYVTPLLMTNGGPGWATQVPALRMYQAAAEEQLYGYASAIGVVLFTVVLGMTLLSYKLMRSSVEYEGTRV; translated from the coding sequence ATGGTTGCAAACCAACATCGCCGAGACATCCTGCGGGAGGTCTACCGGGCGCGCTACATCTACCTGCTTCTTCTGCCGACCGTCGTCCTGGTGGGGCTGTTTCAGTACTTCCCGGCGCTTTCCGCCGTCTACTATTCGCTCTTTCACTGGGACGGCACCAGCACCTGGTGGGCCGGCTGGGACAACTACCTACGCATGTTCCGTGAACGGCAGTTCATCACCTCCGTGGTCAACATGCTGAAGCTGACGGGGTTCTCCGTGCTGGTCGGCACGATCATGCCCCTGTTCGTCGCGGTCCTCATCCACCGCCTCCGGAGCGCTCGCCTTGAGTTTCTCTACAGGGTCGCGTTCGTTCTGCCCACCGTGGTGCCAGGCGTCGTTACCATCCTGCTCTGGAAGTACATTTATCGCAGCGACGGCCTACTCAACGCGGTTCTTCAGCACCTTGGGCTTGCAGAGCTTGCCAGGCCGTGGCTCGGGGACTTCGACATGGCACTGTACGCCCTGATGTTTATGGGGTTCCCCTGGGTGAGCGGGATCAACGTGCTGATCTATAGCGCCGGCCTTCAGTCAATTCCTGACGACGTCGTCGACGCAGCCGTCATAGACGGCGTCAATCCCCTGCAGATGTTCTCCCGGATCGAGCTTCCCTATGTGCTGGGACAGCTGAAGCTAGTGCTCATCCTCGGCATCATCGGGGGTTTTCAGGGGTACGTCACCCCCCTGCTGATGACCAACGGGGGCCCGGGGTGGGCTACCCAGGTGCCGGCCCTGCGGATGTATCAGGCGGCTGCCGAAGAACAGCTGTACGGCTACGCATCCGCCATTGGCGTGGTCCTCTTCACCGTGGTGCTGGGGATGACGCTGCTCAGCTATAAGCTGATGAGGTCGAGCGTCGAATACGAGGGAACCCGAGTCTGA
- a CDS encoding ABC transporter substrate-binding protein, translating to MQTWSDPNNPSNQEAILVWAMKEWAKTRPDVQLELVPVPSRGFMATLNWYQRQLTAGQAADVIVWYAHVYADRADQWFYHFDLSKPNKYGKAASWFQEWPDPAAQLGTWKSAKGYYALPMTFPSIGNWAIVYNKTVFDKVGVNVPKTWTEFITVQRKLKEAGYTPFYHPAGGESGINFLGIPVTEYLPNEIAPVRADLERIQAYRAPSDQITAEDWAYAIKKGYRFSGHEGWKEVFRLLKEWSAYWQEGFLEPPISEDPVITHRAVMEYIYRDDVEVFAKNPAVDFEWGTFFMPAIDRQASRLGRNTTPYRGGGFSPVSTTIPFAVPLTTVKKGKLELALDMLQFVTTASMQANAMKHQLVPVPPYAGAPIEKVTSDPVKQTQWRGFFEPSGVGNQPIYVLPYGLSAQKATQEYLAGRISVEDVLRAMDEFAIQWAEDQIRRNPQWNASQW from the coding sequence GTGCAAACCTGGAGCGACCCCAACAACCCGTCTAACCAAGAAGCGATCCTTGTATGGGCGATGAAGGAGTGGGCCAAGACGCGCCCGGACGTGCAACTGGAGTTGGTACCGGTGCCGTCCAGGGGTTTCATGGCCACGCTCAACTGGTACCAGCGGCAGCTGACCGCAGGCCAGGCCGCGGATGTCATCGTCTGGTACGCCCACGTCTACGCCGACCGGGCAGACCAGTGGTTCTACCATTTCGACCTTTCCAAACCCAACAAGTACGGGAAGGCTGCTTCATGGTTCCAGGAGTGGCCGGACCCCGCCGCTCAGCTCGGCACGTGGAAGTCCGCCAAGGGGTACTACGCGCTCCCGATGACGTTCCCCTCCATCGGCAACTGGGCCATCGTCTACAACAAGACGGTCTTCGACAAGGTGGGCGTGAACGTACCCAAGACCTGGACCGAGTTCATCACCGTGCAGAGAAAGCTCAAGGAAGCAGGATACACGCCTTTCTACCACCCGGCCGGCGGAGAAAGCGGCATCAACTTCCTGGGCATCCCGGTCACCGAGTACCTTCCCAACGAGATCGCCCCCGTACGTGCTGACCTGGAGCGGATCCAGGCCTACCGGGCCCCGTCCGACCAGATCACCGCCGAGGATTGGGCGTATGCCATCAAGAAGGGCTATCGCTTTAGCGGGCACGAGGGGTGGAAAGAGGTCTTCCGCCTGCTGAAGGAGTGGAGCGCGTACTGGCAGGAGGGTTTCCTGGAGCCGCCCATCTCGGAAGACCCGGTCATCACGCATCGCGCGGTCATGGAGTACATCTATCGCGACGACGTCGAGGTCTTTGCCAAGAACCCGGCCGTGGACTTCGAGTGGGGCACTTTCTTCATGCCGGCCATCGATCGCCAGGCGAGCCGCCTCGGGCGTAACACCACCCCGTACCGAGGTGGCGGGTTCTCGCCCGTGAGTACTACGATTCCCTTCGCAGTGCCGCTCACGACGGTCAAGAAGGGCAAGCTCGAACTGGCGCTCGACATGCTGCAATTCGTCACCACCGCATCCATGCAGGCCAACGCCATGAAGCATCAGCTGGTGCCCGTACCTCCATACGCCGGAGCGCCGATTGAGAAGGTCACTTCGGACCCGGTGAAGCAGACTCAGTGGCGTGGCTTCTTCGAGCCGTCCGGGGTCGGCAACCAGCCCATCTATGTGCTTCCGTACGGCCTCTCGGCTCAGAAAGCTACCCAGGAATACCTCGCGGGCCGCATCAGCGTGGAGGACGTCTTGCGCGCCATGGACGAATTCGCCATCCAGTGGGCGGAGGACCAGATCCGGCGCAACCCGCAGTGGAACGCGTCCCAGTGGTGA
- a CDS encoding ArsB/NhaD family transporter, producing MDWAGASAAALLVFAATVVGVLWRPLGVHEAWVAVAGAVAMAVAGSVDWLRVASIVHETAPVLVFLAGVLVLASVADRAGVFAWAANWTARMAGSSVRRLFVALYVLGAVTTVFFSLDTTAVVLAPLVVRLLRRSRVDPLPFVYLSVHVANVTSLLLPVSNLTNLLVQARFRLPFWEFARVMALPALLAGAADFGMLYVLFRGRLEGAVDTQDLQLQARALGRSPFLRWSLGIVVATIAGFGVAGWLGAPLWPVAVAGGAASALLALARREVLPGFFVRSISWGVIPFVVGLFVVMDGFRATEAGRALTAAAFLPGAAASARPAAGGAWSQEAGMGMAGGLSSAAGDAVSLGRLAAVTAVGSNLINNIPMTLLGTGALAVPPGGYGPPDRLAPYALLLGVNVGPLLTVVGSLATVLTLALFQQRGINVGGWEYLKTGLLVMPPTLAAAYLGLLASTWWL from the coding sequence ATGGACTGGGCGGGTGCGTCGGCAGCGGCCCTTCTGGTCTTCGCGGCGACCGTGGTCGGGGTGCTGTGGCGACCGCTGGGGGTGCACGAGGCGTGGGTTGCCGTGGCAGGCGCCGTAGCGATGGCTGTGGCGGGCTCCGTGGACTGGTTGCGCGTGGCCTCCATCGTTCACGAGACTGCCCCTGTGCTGGTCTTCCTGGCCGGGGTCCTGGTACTGGCCTCCGTCGCGGACCGGGCGGGCGTTTTCGCCTGGGCAGCCAACTGGACCGCTCGCATGGCGGGCAGCAGCGTGAGGCGCCTGTTCGTGGCGCTCTACGTGCTGGGGGCGGTCACCACCGTCTTCTTCAGCCTGGACACCACGGCGGTCGTCCTGGCTCCGCTCGTCGTCCGCTTGCTGCGACGAAGCCGCGTCGACCCCTTGCCCTTCGTCTACCTGTCGGTCCACGTGGCCAATGTGACGTCGCTCTTGCTCCCGGTGAGCAACCTCACCAACCTGCTCGTCCAGGCTCGCTTTCGCCTGCCGTTCTGGGAGTTCGCCCGGGTCATGGCGCTGCCGGCGCTACTCGCGGGCGCGGCCGATTTCGGGATGCTGTACGTCCTGTTCCGCGGTCGCCTCGAAGGAGCGGTCGATACCCAGGACCTGCAGCTTCAGGCCAGAGCGCTCGGACGGTCGCCCTTCCTACGCTGGAGCCTCGGGATCGTGGTGGCTACGATTGCGGGCTTCGGCGTCGCCGGCTGGTTGGGGGCGCCCTTGTGGCCCGTCGCGGTGGCCGGCGGCGCCGCTTCGGCGTTGCTTGCCCTGGCGCGCCGCGAGGTGCTGCCCGGCTTTTTCGTGCGCAGCATCTCGTGGGGAGTGATCCCGTTCGTGGTCGGCCTGTTCGTCGTGATGGACGGCTTTCGCGCCACCGAGGCCGGCAGGGCGCTGACCGCTGCTGCATTTCTGCCTGGAGCGGCGGCGAGCGCCCGGCCCGCGGCGGGCGGCGCCTGGTCCCAGGAGGCAGGTATGGGCATGGCCGGGGGGTTGAGCAGCGCTGCGGGTGACGCCGTGTCACTGGGGCGGCTGGCCGCTGTGACCGCCGTCGGTTCCAATTTGATCAACAACATCCCGATGACGCTTCTCGGTACCGGCGCGCTGGCGGTGCCTCCGGGCGGCTACGGGCCGCCGGATCGCCTCGCCCCTTACGCGCTCTTGCTCGGCGTCAACGTCGGCCCGCTGCTCACGGTCGTGGGGTCGCTGGCCACGGTGCTGACCCTCGCGCTCTTTCAGCAGAGGGGCATCAACGTGGGTGGTTGGGAGTATCTCAAGACGGGGCTCTTGGTGATGCCTCCCACCCTCGCGGCGGCGTACCTGGGCCTTCTCGCGAGCACCTGGTGGCTCTGA
- a CDS encoding thiamine-binding protein, which produces MPKAMVSFECLPLVGAPKAEVYRVVDAAIAEVEGSGVTYMVGPAETSMAGELDTLLDVVKRAIDACRKAGAARLAVVVKVLTADDEDLADLEEKVAPYRARGH; this is translated from the coding sequence ATGCCCAAGGCGATGGTGAGCTTCGAATGCCTGCCCCTGGTGGGGGCGCCCAAGGCCGAGGTCTACCGCGTGGTGGACGCGGCGATTGCAGAGGTCGAGGGCTCCGGGGTGACGTACATGGTCGGCCCCGCGGAAACCAGCATGGCCGGGGAGCTCGACACGTTGCTCGACGTCGTGAAACGGGCCATCGACGCATGCCGCAAGGCGGGCGCCGCCAGGCTCGCCGTCGTCGTCAAGGTGCTGACCGCCGACGACGAAGATCTGGCGGATCTGGAGGAGAAAGTGGCGCCGTACCGAGCTCGTGGCCATTGA
- a CDS encoding ABC transporter substrate-binding protein, translated as MERRMATMAVVAIATVLGVAGLASRVTAAARPAERVTVMLEWSPNTNHTGLYVALDKGWYRDQGLDVQIVEPGEGVSVESVVGAGRADFGFSAQEFMTYARLQGVPVVSVAAVLQHNTSGFASMAGARIRRPKDFEGKRYGGFGLPIERAVLSSLMRCDGGDPEKLQLVSIGVGDLLSHLERGNVDLAWIFYGWQGIEAKLRGLDIDVVMMDRYAGCVPDYYTPVIITSESLIRQRPELVRRFVEATARGYAWSIEHPDEAAGILVRRVPELDPRLVRESQRWLSPRYRAEAPRWGEQKLEVWQRLADWLLEHGLVKGRLDAASAFTNRFLPAPR; from the coding sequence ATGGAGCGCAGGATGGCAACGATGGCCGTGGTGGCGATCGCGACGGTACTGGGGGTGGCGGGCCTCGCCTCTAGGGTGACGGCCGCGGCCCGGCCTGCCGAGCGCGTGACCGTCATGCTGGAGTGGTCGCCCAACACCAATCACACAGGGCTGTATGTGGCGCTCGACAAGGGCTGGTACCGGGACCAGGGCCTGGACGTCCAGATCGTGGAGCCGGGTGAAGGGGTCTCCGTCGAGTCGGTGGTGGGAGCGGGCCGGGCAGACTTCGGCTTCAGCGCGCAGGAGTTCATGACCTACGCGCGGCTGCAGGGCGTACCTGTCGTGTCGGTGGCCGCCGTGCTCCAGCACAACACGTCGGGGTTCGCTTCGATGGCCGGCGCCCGGATCCGGCGGCCGAAGGACTTCGAAGGGAAGCGCTACGGGGGATTCGGGCTTCCCATCGAGCGGGCGGTACTGTCGAGCCTGATGCGATGCGACGGGGGCGACCCGGAGAAGCTGCAGCTCGTCAGCATCGGGGTGGGCGATCTCCTCTCCCATCTCGAGCGGGGCAACGTCGACCTCGCCTGGATCTTCTACGGGTGGCAGGGGATCGAGGCGAAGCTGCGCGGGCTCGACATCGACGTCGTCATGATGGACCGGTACGCCGGCTGCGTGCCCGACTACTACACGCCGGTCATCATCACGTCGGAGTCGCTGATCCGGCAACGACCCGAGCTGGTGCGACGGTTCGTCGAGGCGACCGCCCGGGGGTACGCCTGGAGCATCGAACACCCGGACGAGGCGGCGGGCATCCTCGTGCGCCGGGTGCCCGAGCTCGACCCTCGCCTCGTGCGAGAGAGCCAGCGGTGGCTGAGCCCCCGGTACCGGGCGGAGGCGCCACGGTGGGGCGAGCAGAAGCTGGAGGTGTGGCAGCGCCTCGCCGATTGGCTGCTCGAGCACGGCCTCGTGAAGGGGCGGCTCGACGCGGCGTCGGCGTTCACCAACCGGTTCCTGCCGGCGCCACGTTGA
- a CDS encoding ABC transporter substrate-binding protein has protein sequence MLAGRFVRRMVMAVAAGVAVAALASFAAAAPQKTLQLYTSQPDQDAAALVKAFEEAYPDVAVSIFRSGTEEVISRFLLEAESGHRRADVLLVADAPTFEALKQRGLLEAYRSPEAARIPAAYYDPEGMYYGTKVMATVIVYHRTLGKPLRRWADLLQPSVRGKLVMPSPFYSGAAAYNVGVWSRTEGLGWPWLEALARQDVLMVQGNGAVLRSVASGERPYGTIVDFMAVRARLQGSPIEVVYPEDGVPVITEPIGIVKGTPNLEAARRFVDFVLSKQGQELAARLGYMPLRSDVTPPEGFPALERIRVMAVPPAELAAGREADKQRFSDVFGQ, from the coding sequence GTGTTGGCAGGCCGGTTCGTTCGCCGGATGGTGATGGCGGTCGCCGCGGGGGTGGCCGTAGCGGCTCTTGCTTCGTTCGCCGCGGCTGCTCCCCAGAAGACGCTCCAGCTTTACACGTCGCAGCCCGACCAGGACGCCGCAGCGCTCGTGAAGGCCTTCGAGGAGGCCTATCCGGACGTGGCGGTCTCGATTTTCCGCTCCGGCACGGAGGAGGTCATCAGCCGCTTCTTGCTCGAGGCCGAGAGCGGCCACCGGCGGGCCGACGTCTTGCTGGTTGCCGACGCCCCGACCTTCGAAGCGCTCAAGCAGCGGGGCCTGCTGGAGGCTTACCGCTCGCCTGAAGCGGCCCGCATCCCTGCTGCCTACTACGACCCCGAGGGGATGTACTACGGCACCAAGGTGATGGCGACGGTCATCGTGTACCACCGCACCCTTGGCAAGCCGCTGCGCCGGTGGGCCGACCTCCTGCAACCGTCGGTGCGCGGCAAGCTCGTGATGCCGAGCCCCTTTTACTCCGGGGCGGCGGCCTACAACGTGGGGGTATGGAGCCGCACGGAGGGGCTGGGGTGGCCATGGCTCGAAGCCCTCGCCCGCCAAGACGTGCTGATGGTGCAGGGCAACGGCGCCGTGCTGCGTAGCGTGGCGAGCGGAGAGCGGCCATACGGGACGATCGTCGACTTCATGGCCGTGCGGGCGCGCCTGCAGGGGTCCCCCATCGAGGTGGTGTATCCCGAGGATGGGGTGCCCGTCATCACGGAGCCCATCGGCATCGTCAAGGGTACGCCCAACCTCGAGGCGGCCCGGCGGTTCGTCGACTTCGTGCTTTCGAAGCAGGGGCAAGAGCTCGCCGCGCGGCTCGGGTACATGCCGCTTCGGAGCGACGTGACGCCTCCGGAAGGGTTTCCGGCGCTCGAGCGGATCCGGGTGATGGCCGTGCCGCCGGCCGAGCTGGCGGCCGGGCGGGAAGCGGACAAGCAGCGCTTCTCCGACGTCTTCGGGCAGTGA
- a CDS encoding ABC transporter permease, with the protein MRRPLRRGAVPAGVWFATGTAGVVVLSVIPLVRLGTHLFAGGAGGLARAGAVATWLATSRQVQAAFLHSLFTTSASAVVTTALALVLAVAATKTDLPGRRWVAPALLVPLVVPPHLLTIAYIHWAGPAGALQQALRWISGAQGPLWSLYGPGGIVALLVLVTLPLAFFPIRAGLLAVPREVEEAARCEGASGWRLLLHVTLPMVRPYLAAAALLAALSALSDFGVPALLGIPSGYITLPTLIYREVASALGRGFDRPVGLALALALPAGLLVGLQTKWAQGAGGWGTGEQSGKAPFSWGRGRWAGAVLLVGGLAALVLVPFMAMAAMAMIRAYGLPLRWAHLTLEHFAFVLGRLEPLRRALLHSLWLAGSAALVTAGLAGILGYGVVRAERQGSTWRRWWWRPVRLAIALPGAVPGMVFSLGVLLAWLRPPLPGLELYGTLGLLNVAYFGRFLAFAFEPVAAGWRDLDPSLEEAAQVDGASFLQAVRHVLAPILRPALAAGAVLVLTQSFAELTLSAILAGSGTETVGWLIFGLEQGGYASQSAALGTLLALGLVAAGSGRLAARRLGGAWARLRPWASSHLSRARRAEEAGSFWEAA; encoded by the coding sequence ATGCGCCGCCCGCTTCGCCGGGGAGCCGTCCCGGCCGGGGTTTGGTTCGCGACGGGGACGGCCGGCGTGGTCGTCCTCAGCGTGATACCGCTCGTGAGGTTGGGCACCCATCTCTTCGCCGGCGGCGCGGGCGGGCTCGCCCGGGCGGGGGCCGTAGCGACGTGGCTGGCTACCAGCCGCCAGGTGCAGGCGGCTTTCCTCCATAGCCTCTTCACTACGAGCGCGTCGGCGGTCGTGACGACCGCGCTGGCACTGGTGCTTGCCGTCGCTGCCACGAAGACGGACCTCCCGGGCCGGCGGTGGGTCGCACCCGCCCTGCTCGTGCCGCTGGTCGTGCCGCCCCACCTGCTCACCATCGCCTACATCCACTGGGCCGGCCCGGCCGGCGCGCTGCAGCAGGCGCTACGGTGGATCTCGGGTGCGCAGGGGCCGCTCTGGTCGCTTTACGGGCCCGGCGGCATCGTCGCCCTGCTGGTGCTCGTCACCCTTCCTCTGGCCTTCTTCCCGATCCGGGCGGGCCTGCTGGCCGTGCCCAGGGAGGTGGAAGAGGCGGCCCGCTGTGAGGGCGCGTCGGGCTGGCGGCTGTTGCTCCACGTGACGCTGCCGATGGTACGCCCTTACCTGGCGGCTGCCGCACTGCTGGCCGCGCTGTCCGCTCTCAGCGACTTCGGAGTACCGGCGCTGCTCGGCATCCCGTCGGGGTACATCACACTTCCGACGCTCATCTACCGGGAGGTCGCCTCTGCCCTGGGGAGGGGGTTCGACCGGCCCGTGGGGCTGGCGCTGGCGCTCGCGCTGCCGGCGGGGCTCCTCGTGGGCCTCCAAACCAAGTGGGCGCAGGGCGCCGGGGGCTGGGGCACGGGGGAACAATCCGGGAAGGCGCCGTTCTCCTGGGGCCGGGGTCGCTGGGCCGGTGCCGTCCTGCTGGTCGGCGGGCTTGCGGCGCTGGTGCTGGTGCCGTTCATGGCTATGGCCGCCATGGCCATGATCCGGGCGTACGGGCTACCCCTGCGATGGGCCCATCTCACCCTGGAACACTTCGCCTTCGTCCTCGGGCGGCTGGAGCCGTTGCGCCGGGCCCTGCTCCACAGCCTGTGGCTGGCAGGATCTGCCGCCCTGGTCACGGCAGGGCTGGCAGGGATCCTGGGGTACGGTGTCGTCCGGGCGGAGCGGCAGGGGTCGACGTGGCGCCGGTGGTGGTGGCGACCGGTACGGCTGGCGATCGCGCTGCCGGGCGCCGTGCCCGGGATGGTCTTCAGCCTGGGCGTGCTGCTCGCCTGGTTGCGGCCGCCCCTTCCCGGCCTCGAGCTCTACGGCACGCTGGGCCTGCTCAACGTCGCCTACTTCGGGCGGTTCCTGGCATTCGCCTTCGAGCCGGTGGCGGCGGGCTGGCGCGACTTGGACCCGAGCCTGGAGGAGGCGGCGCAGGTGGACGGCGCCTCGTTCCTCCAGGCGGTGCGACACGTCCTCGCCCCCATCCTGCGGCCGGCGCTGGCCGCAGGGGCCGTGCTGGTCCTGACCCAGTCGTTCGCCGAACTGACCCTATCGGCCATCCTGGCCGGGTCCGGGACCGAAACCGTCGGATGGCTCATTTTCGGGCTCGAACAGGGCGGCTACGCGAGCCAGAGCGCAGCCCTCGGCACGCTCCTGGCACTCGGCCTCGTGGCGGCCGGCTCGGGACGGCTGGCGGCGCGCCGTCTGGGAGGTGCATGGGCTCGCCTCCGGCCGTGGGCAAGCAGCCACCTGAGCCGTGCGAGGCGGGCGGAAGAGGCCGGCTCCTTCTGGGAGGCTGCCTGA
- the menE gene encoding o-succinylbenzoate--CoA ligase, with product MRLPDWLAHRAATAGERLAIIAGDVRWTFQELDRRAASLARRMVGLGVRPGDRVALLLPNGPEFVELAHGVGRAGGILVPLNTRLAPPELAWQLGHAAPRAFVYAPQTEPAARAALARWAQEGQTGGEAASSEVAVLSTEELASAPEAADASLRPFVELEAVHSILYTSGTTGRPKGALLTYGNYWWSAVGSALNLGLCAGDRWLANLPLFHVGGLSILVRGVIYGMTAVVHPRFDPQAANRAIDEEGVTLLSVVATTLARMLDARGERPYPPSLRAVLVGGGPVPVALLERAARLGMPVVQTYGLTEAASQVTTLPPGQALRKLGSAGRPLLPTEVRIERDGRPAGPGEVGEILVRGPTVSPGYFREAPVAAAGRDGAGQDAASLSARRDGGWLRTGDLGYLDEEGYLYVVDRRDDLIVSGGENVYPAEVEAALLAHPAIQEAGVVGIPHPEWGQVPVAAVRLRAGWGLTAEELLAHCAGRLARYKVPKEVRIVQAPLPRNAAGKLLRSRLREQWLEAGAGGGGRGQEVSPGEP from the coding sequence ATGAGGCTCCCGGACTGGCTGGCGCACCGGGCGGCGACGGCCGGGGAGCGCCTGGCGATCATCGCCGGCGACGTGCGGTGGACCTTTCAGGAGCTCGACCGGCGGGCGGCCTCGCTGGCCCGCCGGATGGTCGGGCTCGGGGTTCGCCCCGGGGACCGGGTCGCTTTGCTGCTGCCCAACGGGCCCGAGTTCGTCGAGCTGGCGCACGGGGTCGGCCGCGCGGGCGGCATCCTGGTGCCGCTCAACACGCGCCTCGCCCCGCCGGAACTCGCCTGGCAGCTCGGGCATGCAGCTCCCCGGGCGTTCGTCTACGCCCCGCAGACCGAGCCGGCGGCCCGAGCCGCTCTGGCCCGGTGGGCGCAGGAAGGGCAGACGGGGGGCGAGGCCGCCTCCTCCGAGGTCGCTGTCCTTTCCACGGAGGAACTGGCGTCGGCACCCGAAGCGGCCGATGCGTCTCTCCGTCCGTTCGTGGAACTCGAGGCGGTGCACAGCATCCTCTACACCTCCGGCACCACCGGGCGGCCCAAAGGGGCCTTGCTCACGTACGGCAACTACTGGTGGAGCGCGGTGGGCTCGGCCCTCAACCTGGGCCTCTGCGCCGGGGATCGCTGGCTTGCCAACCTGCCCCTCTTCCACGTGGGAGGCCTCTCCATCCTGGTGCGTGGCGTCATCTACGGCATGACGGCGGTGGTGCACCCGCGCTTCGACCCGCAGGCCGCCAACCGCGCCATTGACGAGGAAGGGGTGACCCTCCTCTCGGTGGTGGCCACCACGCTGGCCCGCATGCTGGATGCCCGGGGCGAGCGCCCTTATCCCCCGTCGCTCCGGGCCGTGCTCGTGGGCGGCGGGCCCGTGCCCGTGGCACTCTTGGAGCGCGCCGCCCGGCTCGGTATGCCGGTCGTCCAGACGTACGGCCTGACGGAGGCCGCCTCGCAGGTGACCACGCTCCCGCCCGGCCAGGCGCTGCGCAAGCTGGGTTCGGCCGGCAGGCCGCTGCTCCCGACGGAGGTGCGGATCGAGCGAGATGGCCGGCCTGCCGGGCCTGGAGAGGTGGGCGAGATCCTGGTGCGCGGCCCTACCGTGAGCCCGGGGTATTTCCGCGAGGCGCCGGTGGCAGCCGCCGGGAGAGACGGAGCCGGACAGGATGCGGCGTCGCTTTCCGCCCGGCGAGACGGGGGCTGGTTGCGCACGGGGGACCTGGGGTACCTGGACGAAGAGGGTTACCTGTACGTGGTCGACCGCCGGGACGACCTCATCGTGAGCGGCGGCGAAAACGTCTACCCGGCCGAAGTGGAAGCAGCCCTCCTGGCCCATCCGGCCATCCAGGAGGCAGGCGTGGTGGGGATCCCGCACCCCGAGTGGGGCCAGGTGCCGGTGGCGGCCGTGCGGTTGCGCGCGGGCTGGGGGCTAACGGCGGAGGAGCTCCTCGCCCACTGCGCCGGGCGGCTGGCGCGCTACAAGGTGCCCAAGGAAGTGCGCATCGTGCAAGCGCCTCTGCCCCGCAACGCGGCGGGCAAGCTGCTGCGCAGCAGGCTTCGTGAGCAGTGGCTCGAAGCGGGCGCAGGGGGCGGCGGCCGGGGACAGGAGGTCTCGCCCGGCGAGCCTTGA
- a CDS encoding 1,4-dihydroxy-2-naphthoate polyprenyltransferase, protein MGVTGPAEAAAGLRQPGVSRAKAWVMAARIPTLPAATAPVLAGTGAAAAHGPLSLPVFLATLAAALLIQVGTNFANDLYDFRKGADRPGRLGPTRVTQTGLLSERDVERGTIVAFGAAVLIGAYLASVGGWPIVAVGLASIVAGVLYTGGPWPIGYHGLGDLFVFVFFGVVAVTGTFYLQAGAVTPGALLASVPVGLLVTDILVVNNLRDIDQDRQAGKRTLAVRIGEQATRIQYALFVVVALAMPAVLRAVGAAGPLFWLPWLSAPIAWPLVRRVLGGERGATLNQVLKGTGRLLLAYSALLAIGMARSP, encoded by the coding sequence ATGGGCGTGACGGGCCCCGCCGAGGCGGCGGCCGGGCTCCGGCAGCCCGGAGTGAGCCGGGCGAAGGCGTGGGTCATGGCCGCCCGCATCCCCACGCTCCCTGCGGCGACAGCTCCGGTGCTGGCGGGCACGGGGGCAGCGGCCGCGCACGGGCCGTTGAGCCTTCCCGTCTTTCTGGCCACGCTGGCGGCCGCGCTGCTCATCCAGGTCGGGACCAACTTCGCCAACGACCTCTACGATTTCCGGAAAGGGGCGGACCGGCCCGGGCGCCTGGGCCCGACCCGGGTCACGCAGACGGGACTGCTCTCCGAGCGGGACGTGGAGCGGGGCACGATCGTCGCCTTCGGGGCAGCCGTGCTCATCGGGGCGTACCTGGCCTCGGTGGGCGGGTGGCCCATCGTGGCCGTGGGGCTCGCCTCCATCGTCGCCGGCGTGCTCTACACGGGAGGGCCCTGGCCCATCGGCTACCACGGCCTCGGGGATCTCTTCGTCTTCGTCTTCTTCGGGGTCGTCGCCGTGACGGGCACGTTCTACCTGCAGGCCGGGGCCGTCACGCCGGGGGCGCTTCTCGCCTCCGTACCGGTCGGGCTGCTCGTGACCGACATTCTGGTGGTCAACAACCTGCGCGACATCGACCAGGACCGGCAGGCGGGCAAGCGGACCCTCGCGGTGCGCATCGGAGAACAGGCCACCCGCATCCAGTACGCGCTCTTCGTCGTCGTGGCCTTGGCCATGCCCGCCGTCTTGCGGGCCGTGGGAGCAGCGGGACCGCTCTTTTGGCTGCCCTGGCTCAGCGCGCCCATCGCCTGGCCGCTGGTGCGCCGCGTCCTGGGCGGCGAGCGCGGGGCGACGCTCAACCAGGTGCTCAAGGGCACCGGGCGGCTGCTCCTTGCCTACAGCGCGCTGCTCGCCATCGGCATGGCGAGGTCGCCATGA